The bacterium sequence GTCTTTTTGCTTCTTTTCTACAACACGGACTCTCTTTTCTTTTAGCCTGTTTATCATGAACGGGGAATGTGTGGAGTAGATAATCTGATTCGCCTTGCCCAATCTTTCAAGATACTGAAGCAAATCTTTTTGCCCTTTAGGATGCAAAAATAACCCTGGCTCGTCTATGAGAAAAAGTGAATTTTTTAAATCGCTGTCGTGATATGCCCTATATTTAAGAAAAAAAGAAAAAAACCATTTAAACCCACGACTTCTTGCTTTAAAATCAACATAAGTGTTTTTGTCTTCAATATCTATTAAAAGATTTTCGCCTTTAGAGTCGCGTATTATTTTAATACTGATATCATCTTTTAATCCCTGATACCAAGCCTTCTTTACAGCCTTTGTTATTTTTTCTGGAGCTCTGTCTAGTAATTGCCTAATTTCTATATCATCAGTAAATATACGTTCTTTTTTCTCTTGCAACTCACAAACCTTGAGAAGCCCTTGTATAATTAAATTATCTTCCGATTTTAATATTTCTCCTTTTGGGATAACAGATTCCAAACGATCATTAAATTCATCAAAATATATTATTTTGCTACTAAAATCATTTGAGATAAAATTATAAATTGCCTCATTTGTATCTTCATCTGGACAGTTTATCCTATAATATGATTTATCGTCTTCTTCCTTGATAAATCGCTCATATTCAATATTCTCCGGAACATCTTTTAATTTAATAATCTTTTCGGGCTTTCCTTCGGATGTGGTGCCGTCTTCATTTTGTATAGTAGTAGGTAGGTATTTACTCTGCATGGTTTCTTGTACCACTTTTTTATCCTCTTGATTGAGTTCAAGGAAAAACCGAACTGAGGGACAATATTTTTTTGCTTTGCCATCAATTCTTTTATCTTTTTTAATATCAAAGGGTGTACCAGTGTTGAGGAGAGAGATAGCCGCCAAAATATTAGATTTCCCATGTTCGTTTGCGCCAACTAATGTAGTAATATTATCTTCAATTACTAAATCCATTTTAACTATTGAACGAAAATCTTTAATTTTAACTCGTTTTAATTTCATAATTTATTTCCAAAAACTTAATTTTTCTTTCTTTGCCCATTCAATAAACGCCTCTGCTACGCCGTCGGGCAATTCTCTGTCGTGATTATGCAAGTCATGGTTTATAACCATATGTCCATTTTTATCAAGCTTCGGTTGCCCATTGCCGTTTTTGACGACCACATATTCGCCTGAATTGTCCTTGCCTGATTTTTCGGACACCGCAAAGAAAATCGGATAATCGTCAACTTTGGGACAAAGCGGACCCACTTTGGGGTTATCGTTCCATTTCTGTAGAAAAAGAACGCTAGTTTTTGTTCCGGTATGAGGTTTGAATGTATTTACATTCAGCCCTACCACTGCCAAAATTCTAGCTCTTTCTGCGATATATTCACGGATGTTTTTATCCGAAGTATTATTAAATCTGCCTTGTGGTAAAACAATCGCCATTCTTCCGCCAGGTTTCAAAAAGTTCAGGTTTCTTTCAATAAACAAAATATCACGACCGACTTTTGCTTTCGGCTTGTTTTTGTCGTTATAGCCAAGGTCGTATTTATGAATGATACGGGATTCTTTTATATCGCCGGCAAACGGAGGATTAGCCATGAGAATATCAAAATTAAATTCTTTGTAAGAGTTGGGAGTTCTTTGTAGGGCTTCAAGTCGCTTTAAGCCCCCGCCATAAGCGACAAGCCAGTCGCGATTATTGATAACTTCATTCCAACGGTCATAATCAAGGTTATTAAGATGTAAAACATTGGTGTTTCCGTCGCCTGCAATTAAGTTTAGAGTGCGTGCTACGCGCACGACTTTTTCGTCAAAATCGATGCCAAATACTTTTAACACATTTTCTTTTTCTTCTTCGGATATTTCAGCGTTCGTAAATAAGTGTCCTGTCATATAAAAAATCGTATGCACAGGAAAACCGCATGAACCCGCTGCGCTATCAATCATGTATTCGCCTGCTTTTGGATTAAGCATTTTTACGCACATGTCAATCACATGACGCGGCGTGAAGTATTGTCCTTTTTCGCCTCTTGACGATTTGCTGACCAGATATTCAAACGCCTCGTCTATGATTTGCAGATTTGAATTAAAAAGTTTTATGTCCTGCAAACTGGAAACACTAATAGAAAGATGGGAAGGGGAAAGTTGGATTTGGCTTGCTTCGTCAAAAACTCCGGGCCATTTAGCTTTGGCTTCGTTGAAAAGTTTTTGGATTTTCTTTTTAAGCTCTCCTTCCGACTGTCCTGTGTTTCTAAATTCCAATACTCTGAAATTACTGTCATCAATTCCTTCCACAATTTTCTTTAGGTCGTCATAAGATTTTTCTTTCGCTTCCCCGTATTTAATATGAGGTTTCTCGGCAATCATTATCGGGAACCCTTTCTTTTCCAGAAAGTAATTAATAATTTCTTTATCTTTACGGCTTTTATGTTCGTCGTATAATTTGGTAAAGATGAGTTTAAAGACCTCTTCGAATACATCAACACCGGCATTTGCCAAGACTTCGTCTTCCATTTCCTGAATAATATCTTTAAGTGATTTCCCTTCGTTGGGAATTTTATCTTTAATGATTAAATCCTTAAGCGTAAACCTTTCTTTTAAAATATCTTCAAGCGTCTGGTCGGCATTAGGAATGTCGGTAATGTCTTCGAAATAATTCGGGTCTTTGCGGTTATAATGAGAAATTTGCCCGCCGTTTGTCCAAACGGCAATCGGCGCGCCGGTAGCGTTGCAATATGATTTTAGTTGTTCCTTGCCGTCCAAGAGTTTGGGTTTTTTGACTTCAACGATGATGTATTCAACAGTCGGGCGGTCTTTGTCAAAAACAACTATATCTGCGGATTTTGTTTGTCTGCCAAATTGGATAGGGTGTTCAAATCTTATCTGTTGTTTTGGATAGATGTAATCTTTCACAAGTTTGGAAGCGTAAAGTTGGCGGACGATTTCTTCGGGCTTTAACTGGATTTCTTTTTCACGGATGAGGCATTCAACATAAGGTTTATCATTTTTCAGAACAATCTTTTTTTCGAGCGTAGCAACTTCGTCGGGAGTAAAGATTGAGAGGTTATAACTTGAATCCTTAAGAATGGAAGCAAGCGTTATTTTATCTTTACCGTTTGCCATGTTTGTTTTTCCCTTTTTTATTTCCCCTTATTATACCTATTTTGGCTTTGAGTAGTTCTTTTCTCATATTGCTTTTATCACCTCAAAAACCAATTCCCAAAATTTTTCTGCTCCATACAAAATAACCTTATTTTTGAGAAGTTCTTTTGCGACATTATTTTCTCGTTCTCTCAACATATTTAGAAAACTTCGAGGCTCTGAAATGAGGGGGGATACTTCAACTCCATACCGCCGAGAGAGAGACACGCATTCATTCTCTATTATTTCGTCATATTTTTCTTTTGATGGAACCAATACAAAAAGGTCAATGTCGCTACTTTTAATTTGAGTAGATTTAGCAAAAGAACCATAAAGGATAATGGATAATAAATTGTAATTAGTTTTTTCCGGAAGTCCCGCAAGCAGTTCTTTGGCAATGGAATCTATTTTCTCTCTGCCAGCAAGAAATTTTTGCGCTTCTTCTGTGGATATTTTAACGAAGCTTGAAACTACTGTGGGGTTTTCGTAATTCGGTTTACAATACTTGCGCCTGCCACTGACATTTATGGAAATTATTCCCTGTTTAGCAAATAATTCTATTTGTTTATGAACATAACTGTAAGAAATTTCTATGTTTTTGGCAATTTGGAGGATGGAAAATTCGCCGTTAATATCTTTGTAGAATAATTTTAAAATTTTTTCTAACAGCATATTAATTATCACTTTCAGTGATATTGGTCAAGGCAACTATTTTTACATTTTGATATGCCTGCCTGCTTGCCAATAGGTTGCCTACCAGCTTCGTAGCAGGCAAAGGTCTGTGGTCTTTTGTCTTTTGTCTGTTTTTTAGTCTAATGTCTATGGTCTTTGGTCTCTCTTTTTACATTTTCAGTATGCCTGCTCGCCGTTTATTAGGTGTGTATCTTCTGTTCTCTGTCTTCTGTCTTCTGTTCTCTGTTCTCTGCTTGCCCCGTTGAAAGTCGAAGACTTTCTTTCGGGGTCTTCTGTCTTACTCACGCTTCCGGTCTCAACAGCGGGAACAGAATAACATCGCGGATGGATTTGGAATCTGTAAGAAGCATTGCAAGTCTATCTATTCCTATTCCCAAACCTGCGGTAGGCGGCATGCCAAATTCAAGCGCCGTTATGAAATCTTTATCAAGAGGATGCGCTTCTTCGTCCCCCTTATCACGCATTTGTGTTTGTTTCTTAAACCTGTTTTCCTGCTCTCTGGGGTCGTTTAACTCTGTGTAAGCATTGCCCAATTCAAGCGATCCGATAAACGGCTGGAATCTTTCGACTATTTTTCCTCCACTGCCCTTCTTTTCTTTCGCCAGCGGAGAAAGCTCAATCGGAAAATCGGTCACAAAAATCGGTTGGATAAA is a genomic window containing:
- a CDS encoding AAA family ATPase, with translation MKLKRVKIKDFRSIVKMDLVIEDNITTLVGANEHGKSNILAAISLLNTGTPFDIKKDKRIDGKAKKYCPSVRFFLELNQEDKKVVQETMQSKYLPTTIQNEDGTTSEGKPEKIIKLKDVPENIEYERFIKEEDDKSYYRINCPDEDTNEAIYNFISNDFSSKIIYFDEFNDRLESVIPKGEILKSEDNLIIQGLLKVCELQEKKERIFTDDIEIRQLLDRAPEKITKAVKKAWYQGLKDDISIKIIRDSKGENLLIDIEDKNTYVDFKARSRGFKWFFSFFLKYRAYHDSDLKNSLFLIDEPGLFLHPKGQKDLLQYLERLGKANQIIYSTHSPFMINRLKEKRVRVVEKKQKDGTTINTKGFTANWRHMRTSLGMVLSDSFYFADKTLIVEGPEDVIYILCLLQFFIKKDNLDIDVNLLSIMDSGGVANLPAMAKIVKDEERPLVVLIDSDSQKILNKLKKYVDKKECEEIKTFNSNAITIQDLLPRKLYEQAVNKYIKRLVEDKLITLVNGGEKEYQSKNDFKIDKKVEGFVKENYNEESVSKVGIAREFEDLLNGKIVYKEDDFKNARKLIDWLVKTLDLKV
- a CDS encoding N-6 DNA methylase, with amino-acid sequence MANGKDKITLASILKDSSYNLSIFTPDEVATLEKKIVLKNDKPYVECLIREKEIQLKPEEIVRQLYASKLVKDYIYPKQQIRFEHPIQFGRQTKSADIVVFDKDRPTVEYIIVEVKKPKLLDGKEQLKSYCNATGAPIAVWTNGGQISHYNRKDPNYFEDITDIPNADQTLEDILKERFTLKDLIIKDKIPNEGKSLKDIIQEMEDEVLANAGVDVFEEVFKLIFTKLYDEHKSRKDKEIINYFLEKKGFPIMIAEKPHIKYGEAKEKSYDDLKKIVEGIDDSNFRVLEFRNTGQSEGELKKKIQKLFNEAKAKWPGVFDEASQIQLSPSHLSISVSSLQDIKLFNSNLQIIDEAFEYLVSKSSRGEKGQYFTPRHVIDMCVKMLNPKAGEYMIDSAAGSCGFPVHTIFYMTGHLFTNAEISEEEKENVLKVFGIDFDEKVVRVARTLNLIAGDGNTNVLHLNNLDYDRWNEVINNRDWLVAYGGGLKRLEALQRTPNSYKEFNFDILMANPPFAGDIKESRIIHKYDLGYNDKNKPKAKVGRDILFIERNLNFLKPGGRMAIVLPQGRFNNTSDKNIREYIAERARILAVVGLNVNTFKPHTGTKTSVLFLQKWNDNPKVGPLCPKVDDYPIFFAVSEKSGKDNSGEYVVVKNGNGQPKLDKNGHMVINHDLHNHDRELPDGVAEAFIEWAKKEKLSFWK
- a CDS encoding nucleotidyltransferase domain-containing protein, which encodes MLLEKILKLFYKDINGEFSILQIAKNIEISYSYVHKQIELFAKQGIISINVSGRRKYCKPNYENPTVVSSFVKISTEEAQKFLAGREKIDSIAKELLAGLPEKTNYNLLSIILYGSFAKSTQIKSSDIDLFVLVPSKEKYDEIIENECVSLSRRYGVEVSPLISEPRSFLNMLRERENNVAKELLKNKVILYGAEKFWELVFEVIKAI